The Trichocoleus desertorum ATA4-8-CV12 DNA segment GCGTACCTGTGTGTGAATGATCCTTTGCCGAATTGCCCACCAACCCCATTGCGGCACAGGTGTATTGGGTGGCAAGCTAATCTGGCGACCGCTAAGACCCGCAAATCCACCTTCCTGGCCCAGATAAGCGCGAAAGTCAAATTCCCCTGGGTTTTGAGCAGGCTTGGGCTCGTATAGCTTTCCTGTTACCGCGATCGCCTGCCCAGAACGCAACCCAGTTGCTTGCAACAGCGGCACCGTGACATACAATTTGCCAGTCACAGCCTGACTAGAATTGACCCTCTCTGGAGCAATCACTTGGCTCACTTGATTTGCTTTGAGCCAAAACTGAGCTCGACCACTACGAGTCATCCGAGGAGAGCCAATCACTTTACCTTGAACTGTCACAATCTTTTCTGCTGCGGCGGTTGAAGAGTCAATCAACTTGCTCACATCATTGGATGCAGGCTGGGGGGTACGAACTTGCAAGTACAAGCTAGCCAAGAATCCAACTAATCCAGCAGCTAAACAAATTCTGGCATTCCATCTCACTTGCCAAGCTTTTGGCAACCGTAACTGTTGAGCGATCGCCTGGGGAACCACAAAACGTTGACGAGCGAGTAAGGCTGCTGCGATGCCTAGCCCTAAAATTACATAAGCACTACCCGGAATTGCAGTTAACAGCAGTCCCAGGATGTAAGCAAAACATAAAATGACACCTAATAGGGTCATCAATTGATTCCTAGATTAAATTCCTAGATTAAATCGACAACCCTAGATTCAAGCCCAGCAATGCATGAACCAGCATCAACACTAAAGCTATGCTACCCAAAAAAGCATGGACGGTACGCAATGACTTGCTGCCACCAAAACCTGTTAAAGCAATCAGACCATTAAAACCCAGCAAGCTCAACAGTAATAGCCCCGTCCAAAAATGAGGACTCTCAAAAATGGGTTGCTGCTGCATCACCAGCGATAAAACACCCCCTGTAAACCCTAGAGCCATGAACAAATACATCCAACCAGCAATCTTAGGATGGGCATTCCGATTTTGACCTGCAATCGTAGCATCAGGCGCTAATCGGCTTCGCCATCCAGTGATGCCCACTGCGCTGCCCATTGCCACAACAACAATACCCATCATGGCTGGATGTCCCCAATACACAACAGGTTCAGGAATACCCAGACTACGAAACCAAGCGGCAATTAGTTCTAGGAATTCACTCAAAGCCGACATTTGCTCTCCTCTATTTTTTGTTTTTAGCAACGACCCCAGGTCTATCGCTAAGTCATAGATCCTAGTAGTAGATCCTAAAGATTAGGTAGCTTACCTCAGAGCTTAAGAACCTTCCTCCAAAGAAAGCTCTCGGATTCTAAAAGCTACCTTCAGCAAAGATCAAGCCACTTCAGCCTCTTGCGATTCCAGCAGTGGAAAGCCCATAGCCTCTCGCTGCCTCAAATAAAGCTGAGCTACCTGCCGTGCCAAATTACGAATCTTCAGGATGTACCGGGTTCGCTCAGTGACAGAAATCACTCCTCTAGCATCCAACAAGTTGAATGTGTGAGAGCACTTCAACACATAGTCAAATGCTGGCAAAACCAATTCCTGCTGCATCAGCCGCTCCGCTTCCTCAGCGTAGAGTCCAAACAGCGAAAACAGCAGTTCTGGGTTTGATGCTTCAAAATTGTACGTCGAGTTCTCAACTTCCCATTGGAGGTGTACATCCCCGTAAGTCAACTGATCATTCCAGCGAATATCAAAAATTGAATTCACCCCTTGCAGGTACATCGTCAACCGTTCTAAGCCATAAGTGATTTCAACCGAAACAGGATGGCAATCAATGCCACCACACTGCTGAAAGTAAGTGAACTGAGTCACTTCCATACCATCTAGCCAGACTTCCCAGCCAACTCCCCAAGCTCCTACTGCCGCATCTTCCCAGTTATCTTCCACAAAACGAATATCATGCTCTTCTGGATAAATGCCTAGTGCCCTTAAAGAGTCCAGATAAATCTCCTGAATGCCATCCGGGGAAGGCTTAATCAACACTTGGTACTGATAATAGTGCTGGACTCGATTGGGATTTTCTCCATATCGCCCATCACCAGGCCGACGGCAAGGCTCAACGTAAGCAACTGCCCAAGGCTCTGGCCCGACAGCCCGCAAGAAGGTATGTGGACTCTTGGTACCCGCTCCCTTTTCCGTATCGTAGGGCTGAACAATAAGACAACCGCGATCGCCCCAAAACTGGTGCAGCGTAGCAATAACTGACTGAAAATTCACAAGCTTCCCCTCCACGCAAGCATGATGCTCTCTAGCATCTGTCTCTATATATTGTTACGCAAAGGCAGTCCCAGAGAGCCTTTGAAAAATCTTCAAAACTTTCTTCTGAGGGGGTTGACACCTTCGATATAGATTCGTTATATTGGCTAAGCGGTCGAGGGAAACGGGACGCGAAAGCGCACCGAATCAGTCGGCCCCCGCACCTAGAAAAAAGAATAG contains these protein-coding regions:
- a CDS encoding DUF4079 domain-containing protein, with amino-acid sequence MSALSEFLELIAAWFRSLGIPEPVVYWGHPAMMGIVVVAMGSAVGITGWRSRLAPDATIAGQNRNAHPKIAGWMYLFMALGFTGGVLSLVMQQQPIFESPHFWTGLLLLSLLGFNGLIALTGFGGSKSLRTVHAFLGSIALVLMLVHALLGLNLGLSI
- the glyQ gene encoding glycine--tRNA ligase subunit alpha, giving the protein MNFQSVIATLHQFWGDRGCLIVQPYDTEKGAGTKSPHTFLRAVGPEPWAVAYVEPCRRPGDGRYGENPNRVQHYYQYQVLIKPSPDGIQEIYLDSLRALGIYPEEHDIRFVEDNWEDAAVGAWGVGWEVWLDGMEVTQFTYFQQCGGIDCHPVSVEITYGLERLTMYLQGVNSIFDIRWNDQLTYGDVHLQWEVENSTYNFEASNPELLFSLFGLYAEEAERLMQQELVLPAFDYVLKCSHTFNLLDARGVISVTERTRYILKIRNLARQVAQLYLRQREAMGFPLLESQEAEVA